A single genomic interval of Pyrobaculum arsenaticum DSM 13514 harbors:
- a CDS encoding MFS transporter translates to MDSYDIRYAWRATPLLGSVALLVMYTEAMLMPSLPKIQAEFNVTPADASWILTIYLISGTISAAIFGNLGDIYGKKKVLSIVMAAYAVAVTFTGYAPNFGSLLLSRAIQGMGMAMFPLAFSLIREEFPPHMVPTAQGVVSAMFGVGIIIALPVGAYIAQNYGWRATYHTATPIAVLLTYLIVTYIRESRYRTPRKIDFVGVALFSSMAASFLLAISKGPDWGWFSPRITSLFILSAVSAAVFVIHELITDSPFIPRDIFNRNVIAATIAILIVAYAFQMNSQNLSYLFQMPPPYGYGLTILQTGLYMLPPAMVQIIVAPLSGRLMWRLGAKRIASLGVVFAVVGYQLAAAHLYSGVWTLISYMTLGFVGLTLLNVSLINLLTFSVPRERLGAATGLNTVFRNFGSAIAPTVAGTVLTNFNTYIYYNTPVGLVYFSVPSKEAYIINIDIATIMFIISLVPILISKEILRLNK, encoded by the coding sequence GTGGATAGCTACGATATTAGATACGCCTGGAGAGCAACGCCACTTTTAGGCTCTGTCGCTCTTTTGGTAATGTACACAGAGGCCATGTTGATGCCGAGCCTCCCCAAGATACAGGCCGAGTTTAACGTCACTCCCGCAGACGCCTCTTGGATTTTGACAATATACCTAATTTCTGGCACTATAAGCGCCGCTATTTTTGGAAACCTCGGCGACATATACGGGAAGAAGAAGGTGCTTTCTATCGTGATGGCAGCCTATGCGGTAGCGGTGACCTTTACAGGCTATGCCCCGAATTTCGGATCTTTGCTACTCTCGCGTGCCATACAAGGCATGGGAATGGCGATGTTCCCACTGGCTTTTTCGCTTATCCGAGAAGAATTCCCGCCACACATGGTGCCCACGGCCCAGGGAGTTGTAAGCGCGATGTTCGGTGTAGGTATTATAATAGCGTTGCCCGTCGGAGCCTATATAGCTCAGAACTACGGGTGGAGAGCCACATACCACACAGCGACGCCAATAGCCGTCTTGCTCACCTACTTAATAGTCACCTACATAAGAGAGAGTCGGTACAGAACGCCCAGGAAAATCGACTTTGTAGGAGTCGCCCTCTTCTCCTCTATGGCGGCGTCATTTCTGCTCGCCATATCTAAAGGCCCAGATTGGGGGTGGTTTTCGCCAAGGATCACCTCGTTGTTTATACTTTCGGCTGTGTCTGCCGCCGTTTTTGTAATCCACGAACTGATCACAGACAGCCCCTTCATACCGAGAGATATCTTTAACAGAAACGTAATAGCGGCGACGATCGCAATTCTAATAGTGGCATACGCGTTTCAGATGAATTCCCAAAATTTGTCGTACCTATTCCAGATGCCGCCGCCTTACGGCTATGGGCTAACAATTCTGCAGACCGGTCTCTACATGTTGCCTCCAGCTATGGTTCAGATAATTGTCGCCCCGCTTTCTGGTAGATTAATGTGGAGGCTTGGGGCAAAGAGAATTGCTTCACTCGGCGTTGTTTTCGCCGTGGTTGGCTACCAGCTAGCCGCCGCACACCTCTACAGCGGCGTATGGACGCTAATCTCATACATGACTCTGGGCTTTGTAGGATTGACCTTGTTAAACGTCTCACTTATAAATCTCCTCACGTTCTCTGTGCCTAGAGAGAGACTGGGCGCCGCCACCGGCCTCAACACTGTTTTTCGCAATTTTGGCTCAGCTATCGCTCCCACCGTTGCAGGTACAGTATTGACAAACTTTAATACCTATATCTACTACAATACACCAGTGGGATTGGTCTACTTCTCTGTGCCTTCAAAAGAGGCGTATATAATAAACATCGACATTGCCACCATTATGTTTATCATATCGCTTGTACCAATATTAATATCAAAAGAAATTCTAAGACTGAACAAGTAG
- a CDS encoding MFS transporter — MNIRLIIMLGLVSLFADWLYESMRAVAPQYLYMLGATAVFVGFVFGLGDALGYAARVVTGPLADRRGGYWLETFLGYGLQIAAVGGLIFAKDLWQAAGLIFLERFAKALRTPARDVLISAAGGGKAKGRAFGIHAALDQIGAIIGAAMATAMLYMYYTPRDVFATALLPGAVALALLYAAYRLSGVRPSGRGRVGGGWRAATAFAATQFFLGLSLTHISLFQYRLAEVPWLASLLFLIAMIAEVPASLLLGFLHDKSSKALLIGPVFTVLLALSFMAGGHYLFLGAALYAVATSYADVVAKAYAAKLGAAASLGLVNAMWGLGLLAGGVVYGFLTDMGIYWAIGALASAASLASFYMLWRLTTY; from the coding sequence ATGAATATAAGGCTTATAATAATGTTGGGGCTCGTCTCACTTTTTGCCGATTGGTTATACGAAAGCATGCGCGCCGTGGCTCCGCAATATCTATACATGCTGGGCGCAACAGCGGTGTTTGTGGGCTTCGTTTTCGGGCTAGGCGACGCTTTGGGCTACGCCGCGCGTGTAGTGACGGGTCCTCTGGCCGACAGGAGAGGCGGCTACTGGCTGGAGACTTTTCTCGGCTATGGCCTACAGATAGCCGCCGTCGGCGGCTTGATATTCGCAAAGGATCTATGGCAAGCCGCCGGGCTGATTTTCTTGGAGAGGTTTGCCAAAGCTTTGAGGACACCCGCGCGTGATGTGCTCATATCGGCCGCGGGAGGCGGCAAGGCGAAGGGCAGGGCCTTCGGCATCCACGCGGCTCTGGATCAGATAGGGGCTATTATCGGCGCCGCTATGGCTACGGCGATGTTGTATATGTACTACACGCCAAGGGACGTCTTTGCAACGGCTTTGCTTCCCGGTGCCGTCGCACTGGCTCTACTCTACGCGGCGTATAGGCTAAGCGGTGTGAGGCCGTCCGGCAGAGGCCGTGTCGGCGGGGGATGGAGGGCGGCTACGGCCTTTGCGGCTACGCAGTTTTTCCTCGGCCTCTCCCTAACACACATCTCGCTGTTTCAGTACAGGCTAGCCGAGGTTCCTTGGCTCGCCTCGTTGCTGTTCCTAATAGCTATGATCGCCGAGGTGCCTGCCTCATTGCTGTTGGGTTTTCTCCACGACAAATCGTCTAAGGCGCTTCTCATAGGGCCCGTATTCACCGTGTTGCTCGCGCTGTCGTTCATGGCGGGTGGGCATTACTTGTTCTTGGGCGCAGCGCTGTACGCAGTAGCTACTTCCTATGCCGATGTGGTGGCGAAGGCCTACGCGGCGAAGCTAGGCGCTGCTGCCTCGTTAGGTCTCGTCAACGCGATGTGGGGACTAGGGCTGTTAGCTGGCGGGGTAGT